In the genome of Sorangium aterium, one region contains:
- a CDS encoding glycoside hydrolase family 11 protein, which yields MACTEGDAKICDNKTGQHCGYTYEYWKDNGSGCLVNTNEGFSVDWSNINNLLGRKGIRPGTKDLVVTYDADYQPNGNSYLTIYGWTKNPLVEYYIVDSWGNWRPPGGEGKMGTVNSDGGTYDIYRTQRVNQPSIEGNKTFYQFWSVRTQKRTSGTITVANHFDAWQKAGMSMGSLYEVSMTVEGYQSSGKANVKFSME from the coding sequence GTGGCGTGCACGGAAGGCGACGCGAAGATCTGCGACAACAAAACCGGCCAGCACTGCGGGTACACCTACGAGTACTGGAAGGACAACGGAAGCGGATGCCTGGTCAACACGAATGAGGGCTTCAGCGTAGACTGGAGCAACATCAACAACCTGTTGGGTCGTAAAGGCATCAGGCCCGGAACCAAGGACCTGGTCGTCACCTACGATGCCGACTACCAGCCGAACGGGAATTCCTACCTGACTATCTATGGGTGGACGAAAAACCCGCTCGTCGAGTATTACATCGTCGACAGCTGGGGCAACTGGCGTCCGCCGGGCGGAGAAGGAAAGATGGGCACCGTCAACAGCGACGGAGGCACCTATGACATCTATCGGACCCAGCGTGTCAACCAGCCTTCCATCGAAGGCAACAAGACGTTCTATCAGTTCTGGAGCGTTCGCACGCAGAAACGCACGAGCGGAACCATCACCGTCGCCAACCACTTCGACGCATGGCAGAAGGCGGGGATGAGCATGGGGAGCTTGTACGAGGTCTCGATGACCGTGGAAGGATATCAAAGCAGCGGGAAGGCCAACGTGAAGTTCTCGATGGAATGA